The genomic interval GAACGAATACACTAGGCTAACAGTTAGCAGATTACTCGAACAATCGGCCATCACCACATACGAGCTTCCTTTCGCGATTCCATCAATGACCTTGTGGTTGGCCAACAGCCCAGCTATTGGTTGAtagccaccaccaagcgcCTTTCCGATGGTTTGGATATCTGGAACGACACCCTCCTGTTGCCATGCGTGCAAGGTACCACTGCGGCCCATGCCACACATCACTTCGTCGAAAATCAGAAGTGCCCCATATTTGTCACACACGGCTTTCATAGCCTTGAAGTATCCGGGGACCGACGGCACACAGCCTTGAGCCTAACGGAACAAATATTAGCACACTGCCAGATGATCCTAGGCTCAGTCAAGACATACTGCACCGACGATAGGCTCGGCAACAAAAGCGCAGACAGTCTCGGGCCCAACCTTCCGGAACTCCTCATCGAGCTCTTGCGCCAGCTCCGCCACATATTCCTCGTTGGTCTTTGTGGGAGCTTTGAACCGGGATTCGTTGCATGGAGAGACCTGGGAAACGTTTTTCATCAAGAGTGGTTCAAACTTTTCGCGTCTGTACATGTGACCACCCATGGCCAACGCCCCAAGGGTGATGCCGTGGTAGGACTGTCTTCGTGAGATAAAGCGAGTCCTCTGCGGCTGTGATGGTTTGACCTCGATAAAGTATTGCCTCGCGAGCTTGATAGCCGCCTCCATTGCTTCGGAGCCTGCTTCTGGTCAGCTTGGGAGCAAGAGGATACAACGTGACGAAAGAACTTCCCTGAGTTGACAATGTAGGCCCGCGCCATCTGTCCTCCTGTCGAATCGACCAAGAAGCGACAGAGCTCTTCTTGTACTTTGGTGGTGTAGAAGACGGTACTGCAGTACGGGGCATCAAGGATCTGTCGATAAGCAGCGTCGGCCACTCTCTTGTTACGATAGCCTATACAGCTGACTGCGGCGCCTCCGGAGGCATCGAACACACGCCGACCATCTTCGAGGATTAGGTAGTTGCCTTCGCTTTTGGAAAGGACGAGGAAGTCTTCGGAAAGGTGTCTGTGCAACACAGCCGAGCTGCTGACTGTCTGGGCTCCGTCGATGCCTTTCATTTCGGCCTGGGGGTCAAGCTTGATCAACACCATGGTGACGGACAGTATGGGCTTGTGTTGAGTTCACTTGGGTTTGACGGAGACCGCTTGCCCGGGGAGAGCATACATACTGGCCTATTTGTATGCGGAACATGGCTCCCCATCTCAACAGTCCACGGGCGAGCACACTACAACCTTGTCCTGACCAAGGGACAAGAGCGCGGAATTCCTGGCCAATCCTACCACCGCGGACCATTTTCCAGCACATACATGCGGGGCAGCCCACCGACATACCCGTCAACATGCTGGAAGCATATGGGATGGAGACTCTTTGTCTGGGTCGTGGACAAGTGGACCTCCGGGTGCTGGCATGATTCGCCGACCTCCACGACCAGCACTGCACAATGCACTAGTCTAGCTCCTACTTGTCTAGGAGGGGCCCTGGAGCATCGATAACAAACCTTCTCAGCTTCCATTTTGGACGACACGAACAAAACACGCAATGGAGACAGCTTCAAGAGAGCACCAGAGGTCATATGTCAGGTACACCCTTAGG from Podospora pseudoanserina strain CBS 124.78 chromosome 6, whole genome shotgun sequence carries:
- a CDS encoding hypothetical protein (COG:E; EggNog:ENOG503NUMN), coding for MVLIKLDPQAEMKGIDGAQTVSSSAVLHRHLSEDFLVLSKSEGNYLILEDGRRVFDASGGAAVSCIGYRNKRVADAAYRQILDAPYCSTVFYTTKVQEELCRFLVDSTGGQMARAYIVNSGKFFQAGSEAMEAAIKLARQYFIEVKPSQPQRTRFISRRQSYHGITLGALAMGGHMYRREKFEPLLMKNVSQVSPCNESRFKAPTKTNEEYVAELAQELDEEFRKVGPETVCAFVAEPIVGAAQGCVPSVPGYFKAMKAVCDKYGALLIFDEVMCGMGRSGTLHAWQQEGVVPDIQTIGKALGGGYQPIAGLLANHKVIDGIAKGSSVFVHGHTYQGHPACCAAALEVQRIIQEESLVANVASMGRLLSQGLKRRIGNHPNVADIRGRGLFWGIEFVSDKKSSTPFPEEVHVAMVISKLGLDPKYGINVYPGAGSADGRLGDHIIISPAFNIRKEDVEWIVETVGRLVDDYFATLQV